The sequence TATTCGCTCGCTAACATTTCTAAAATTTTTTCTTCTAATTCGGTGTCTTTAAGCGTTTGTTTTTCTAAATTAGCGCGTTTGATGCATTCAAATTCTTTACTCTCTAAAGTTTGTTTCCCAATAATGAGCGCCAATCGTTCCCCAATCAATTCAAAATCCCTCATCTTCGCCCCAAAACGCGCGTCTCTGTCATCTAACAGCGCATCAACGCCCTTTTGGAGCAGCCTTTCATACACTTCAAAAGCGAGTTTTTTTTGCACTTCATCTTTCAGGTTAGAAACCACGATCACCACATCAAAGGGAGCGGTATTTTTCGTCCACACACAGCCTAAATCATCGCTTTTTTGCTCTAAAATCGCGCTGAGCAACCGGCTAATGCCTATCCCATAGCACCCCATTTCAAAAAACCTCTCCTTACCATTCTTATCCAAGAAACTCGCTTTCAAGCTTTTAGCATAGCCTTGTCCGAGTTTGAAAATATGCCCCACTTCCAAACTCTTATGGTATTTCAACGCTCCTTGACAATTAGGGCAATGATCGCTCTCTTTAACCTGGACAATATCCGCATAAACAAGATTTTCAAACCCTTTTAAATCCACGCCCACCGCATGAAAATCCTTTTCATTAGCCCCAGCGATCAAACAATCACTCTCTTTTAAATCTTCATCAAAAACAATGTAAGAAACATGCTTTTTCAAGCCATAAGGCCCTATAAAACCCGCTATTAACCCCGCATTATCCAAATCTTTTTGACTCGCCTCTCTCAATTCTAAAGCGTTCGCTCCTATAATGTTCAAGGCGTTTAGGGCTTTAACTTCCTCTAAATTATCATCGCCCCTAACAAAAAAGCACGCTAGGGTTTCTTTATCTTTATGGATCACTTTCCTGACAAGCGCTTTTAAGACAAAATAAGGCTCTGTTTTAAAAAACTCCGCCACGCTTTGTGCGCTGGTGGTATTAGGGGTAGGGAATTTCGCTAATTGCGCTTTTGGGACATTTAAAGGCTCAGGCCTTTTAGAGCGTTTAGCGATTTCAATGTTGGCTGCATAATCGCAATTTTTACACACCACGATCGTGTCTTCCCCGCATTCTGTTAAAACGACAAATTCCCTGCTTTTACTCCCCCCGATCGCCCCGCTATCCGCTTCCACAATGCGAAAATCCAAACCCAAATCGCTTAAAATCTCTTTATAAGCGTTTTGCGTGTTTAAAAATTCCTTATCCAAGCTCTCAGCGTCTTCATGAAAGCTATAACCATCTTTCATGATAAATTCCCTCGCTCTCACTAGCCCGAATCGCGGGCGGATTTCATCACGGAATTTCGTGTGGATTTGATAGAGATGGACGGGCAATTGCTTGTAACTTTTAATGAAATTAGCGACAATTTCGGTGATATTTTCTTCTAAAGTGGGGCTTAAAACAAAATCATTGTCCTTTCGGTCTTTAAAAACCAATAATTCCTTGCCGTATTTATCCAAACGGCCTGATTTTTCCCACAAACTCGCCAAAACCACAAAACTCATTAAAATATTTTGTGCCCCATGCTCTTGCATGCGTTTGTGCGTGATGTTTTCTATTTTGTCTAGCACTTTTTTAGCTAAAGGCAAAAAATTATAAATTCCGCTGCCTACTTGATAAATATATCCTGCTTGAGCTAAGTGTTTATGGCTTTTTAACACGGCATCTTTAGGGGGTTCTTTGAGAGTTGGGGCAAAGAGTTTTGAAAATAGCATGCATTATTCCTCGTAATATTCGCATTTATAGAGATTTAAATTCTGGGCATGATTAGCGTTAGATTTGTCTAAATTAAATAAGTTTTTAATTGCGCCCACAAGCACATCGGATTCTTCTTTTTGAGCGTTCTTCTTTAAGGCGATGGTGGGGTGGTGTAAAAAGGTATTGAAAGCGTTGTGCAAGATCTTCTCAATGTTGTTTTCGTATTCTTTAGGCACATAGCGTTTTTTAAGCGCTTTTTGCAATTCCCTTTGGGCTGAAATCCTAGCCAATTCCCTTAAATCCTTAATCACAGGCTCTACTTCCAAACTTTGGATCCATTGGTAAAACTCCATTGTGGCAAGCCCTACAATCTCATAAGCTTTCGTCCTGCTCTCTTGCCTGTTTTCCACATTTTCTCTCACCATAGGCTCTAAATCATCAACGCTGTATAGGAAAATATTATCCAATACCGGCTTTTCAATGTTTCGTGGCACGGCTAAATCAAACCAAAAACGCCTGAAAATCGTTTCTTTTAACATGCCATTTTGCACGATAAAATGCGGCGAAGAAGTGGCGCAAAAAAGCAGTTCGTATTCATTGATATGAGCGTTTAAATTTTCTATATTTTGAAAGCTCACTTTTTTAGGTTCTTCTAATTCTTTGATGAAATCTTCAAATTTAGCCGCATTACGCCCTAAAATAAGCACTTCAAATTGCTTGTTCAAAAGGTGTTTGATGACCAATTGAGCCATCTCGCCAAGCCCTATCACAAGGGCTTTTTTATCCTTAATCCTTTCTTTTTCAAAAATATTAAGCGCTTCTTTGACCGCCACTGAAGAGATGGAGACCCCTTGCTTGGAAATGCCGGTTAGATTGCGCACTTTAGCGGCGCATTTGAAAGCAAAATGGAGCAATCGGGTTAAATCTTTAGAGCAAAATTTCTCTTCAAAAGCGAATTTATAGGCGTTTTTCATCTGCCCTGTGATTTGAGTTTCTCCCACCACTAGGCTATCCAAACTGCTGCACACGCTAAAGACATGATGGACGGCGCTTTCATCAGTATTGATTAAAACGCATTTTTCTAAATCAGACACGCTCATTTTTTTATTTTGAGCCAGGATTTTTAATAACGCGTTTTTTTGTTCATTAGTATTAGCGCCGTGTTTTAGGCTCGCATAGATTTCAAAGCGATTGCATGTGGATAACACCATGCACTCTTTGATGTTAGGGCAATGGTTTTTAATGGTTTGTAAAAATTCTTTAAGCGTTGCACTCGAATTGATAGCGAGTTTTTCTCGCATTTCTAAGCTCATGCTTTTATGCGTAAAGGCTAGGGTGAAATATTTTGACAAATGAGTTTCTAACTCCATTAAAAAGTCCTATAAATGACATCTTGCGCTAGTTTTTCTAAAACCAAATTGTTTTCCCCTTTAATGGCTTCAAGGGCCTTTTTAGAATAAACTTGAGCGGTTTTAAGGGTTTCTTCTATGATACCATATTGCTTGAATTTTTCCTTAGTCCATTCTATGATTTCATGACTATCTTGTTTAAAATAAGAAATTAAAAGCCCTTGCTCATGCGGATTCAATTTTTCATATAAAAGCAAGTAAGGTAAAGTGGTCTTGCCCTCTTTAAAATCGCTAAAATTGGGCTTACCTAGAGTTTTGGCGTCTTGAGTGATGTCTAATAAATCATCAATGATTTGAAACGCCATGCCAAAATGCAGTCCAAAATCCGCATACATTTTGGCGTCTTTATTTAAAAGAATCGCCATGCTCTTTAGGCTCGCTTCCATGAAATGAGCGGTCTTGTCTTCTAAAATGCGCCAGTATTTTTGTTTGTCGCTATTAAAACTTCCCCCCACAAACACATCTTCAATCTCGCCCCTAGAGAGCCTTAAAACCGCATTAGAGAGGATTTGAGCGATTACTTCACCCATTTTAGACAATTCAAAAAAGGCTTTAGAATAAAACACATCCCCAAGCATCACGGCGTTAAAATTCCCAAAAAGAGCGTTAATGCTGGGGAGCTTTCGGCGCATGGTCGCTTTGTCAATCACATCATCATGCAATAAAGAAGCGGTCTGTATCATTTCTACAATCGCACACAAATTGAAGGCTTTATCTAATAAAATAGTGTCTGTTTTTTCGTCTAACAAAGCGAGCATGAGTTTGGAGCGCAGCATTTTTGAAGGGCCAATCTTAGAAAACAATGCATCTATAAAGCCGCTTTCTATTTCTTTGATCCAAGAAGCGATTTTATTTTGAATGGTTTTAAGTTGTTTTTCTTGCATGCAAATTCCTTAAGGCTCTTTAGGAGAAAAAACAAGGGGCATAAGGGCCAAAAGCCTTAAAGTGGCTTTATCTTCTTTGAAATCTTTAAACACAAGCGACAGAGTGCTGTTAGAAGAAAATTTTTCTTCAAAAACTTTGAGGTTATAGGTGTTTCTCGCATGATCGGTGTATAAAATAAACTGGTAAGGGAAATGGTTAAAACGCATGTTGATGACTAAACCTTTATTTGCATATAGCGTCCAATAGAACATGATTTCTTTGGTTTGTTCATTTGAAGTGTCTTTGATGATCGCTTTAAACACTTCATCTTTTTTTAATTCTAGCGTTTTATCTATCCCATAATCAAGCCCAAACGCTTTTAAAAAAAAGAGAAATATCAAGCCATAGCGGATAAGCTCATTCATTCCCACTGAGAATATTCGCCATGGATTGGATCACAATGTCTGTTTTTCTGCTTTCTATTTTTTGCTGCAACTCTTCATCCATTCTCAAAGCTTTAGCGAAAGATTCAAACTTTTCTTCCAAGTCTTCTTTTTCTATAAAAGTTTCCAAAAGAGCCAAAAGCTCTAAAAGCCTTTCTAGCTCTTTTTTAGAAAGCTTTTTACTCGCATGAAAAATAATGTCATTCCACTTGTCTAAGGGGTTTCCCTCAAAAATTTCAAGCTCGCTGTAATCTCTCATGCTGGCTTCTTTTTGATAGCTTAAGCCAAATGGGCTTCTAGCATCCAAATGGATTTTTGCAACTTGGCTAATTGATCGTCTGCATAAGTTACGGTAACTTTATCGCCTTCTTTTTCAGCGGTGTTAGAAAGCTCTTTAAATTCTTTTTCTAGGTGTTTGTAATCGCCTAGAATTTCTTTAAAGATGTCTTTAGAGTGGAAGCTTGTTTTAGTTTCTTCTTTAACACGAGTGAGTTTGAGTGCTTCGGATAAAGTGACTAAGGGGTGGTGTCCTAATTGAGCGATTCTTTCAGCGAGATCATCAAACATGTCCGCAAATTCTTCATAAATTTCTTCAGTGGCTTTATGCACATTGAAAAAATCGGTGCCTTTCACATTCCAATGGAAGTTATGCACTTTCATAAATAACACGATCGCATCCGCTTGCAAATGTTTTAAAATTTCAAATGTTTTCATCAAAAGTCCTTTTTTTTAAAATTGTTTTAGGCTTTTATTTTCATAAAAACCTTGATCGCTATCCTACACCAAAAGAGTTAATGAAAAATTGTTTTGATCTTATTTTTGTCAAAAACTGATAAACCCTATTCAATTTAATATTATTTAATCTTTTTAAAATTTTGTTTTATAGTAAAACTCATTTTTAAGGGGGATAGTTATCCAAATTAAGAAGCGTTAAGAATCTTAATTTCAAAGGTTTTTTCTTGATTTTCTAATAGCGCAATGCTCCCTTCATGGGCTTTAACCACTTGTAAAGACAGGGCTAACCCTAGGCCGTTACCCTTCAATTTAGTGGTTTCAAAAGGCTCAAATAAAGCGCTTTTGTTTTCCACTTCCTTGCCGTTATCAATAATAGTGAAGACAATAAATTCGTTTTGAATGAACGCTTCAATCTTCACTTGACCCTGTTCGCTCTCTTCTAAGGCTTCAATCGCATCAATAGCGTTATACAAGAAATTTTGTAACACAATCCCCATTAAATCAAAGTCAAAAAACCCTTCTTCGTCGCTAAAATTAAAAAGAAAATCAATGTCTTTAGAGTAAGTGTAGCAATTTAGGGCTTCTTTGAGATCGCTCTCTAGCGTTTTCAAACTTTGCTTGGTGCGGTTGGCTTGAATGCCTTTAGAAAAAAGCAAGGTGGCTTTAATGATTCTTTCCACGCGCCATAAAGCTTTTTGCAATTCTACAACAATGGGCTTAGTCTTTTCGTTCGCATGCTTTAATAACACCGAAGCTAAAAGAGAGATAGAGCCTACAGGGTTTCTGATCTCATGGGCTAAATGCGCTGAAATTTTCCCCATAGAAGCGAGCCGCTCTTGGCGTTTTTGAGCGCTAATATCGGTTGCGGTGATGATTTGCTTGCCTTGAATGCTGTTTTGTTGGACTAAATAGCTTTTATTTTCATGTTCAATTTCGGTGTTAAAATTTTCTAATTTAGCCTTATTGAACACCTCATGGCTTTGATTGGCTAAAGAATTTTTATAAAAAAAGCTCCCGTTTTCATTCATTACCCAAATGGCTTGCGGTAAAATCTCTATGACCCATTCATAGAGGGCTTTATAATCCTTAAACTCCTTTTCCACCTTGTAGCTTTGTAAAATAAATTGGTTTAAAAGCCCTAGCAATTCTTGCATGTCTTTTTTATTGGAAAAATTCTCTAATAAATCTTCGCTCTCTTTGGGTTTAAAATTTTCTAATGAAATCACATTATCCTCTTTTTTTAACAACCCCTTGAAAGAAGAAGCCTTATCAGAGCG is a genomic window of Helicobacter pylori oki112 containing:
- the proS gene encoding proline--tRNA ligase; the encoded protein is MLFSKLFAPTLKEPPKDAVLKSHKHLAQAGYIYQVGSGIYNFLPLAKKVLDKIENITHKRMQEHGAQNILMSFVVLASLWEKSGRLDKYGKELLVFKDRKDNDFVLSPTLEENITEIVANFIKSYKQLPVHLYQIHTKFRDEIRPRFGLVRAREFIMKDGYSFHEDAESLDKEFLNTQNAYKEILSDLGLDFRIVEADSGAIGGSKSREFVVLTECGEDTIVVCKNCDYAANIEIAKRSKRPEPLNVPKAQLAKFPTPNTTSAQSVAEFFKTEPYFVLKALVRKVIHKDKETLACFFVRGDDNLEEVKALNALNIIGANALELREASQKDLDNAGLIAGFIGPYGLKKHVSYIVFDEDLKESDCLIAGANEKDFHAVGVDLKGFENLVYADIVQVKESDHCPNCQGALKYHKSLEVGHIFKLGQGYAKSLKASFLDKNGKERFFEMGCYGIGISRLLSAILEQKSDDLGCVWTKNTAPFDVVIVVSNLKDEVQKKLAFEVYERLLQKGVDALLDDRDARFGAKMRDFELIGERLALIIGKQTLESKEFECIKRANLEKQTLKDTELEEKILEMLASE
- the hemA gene encoding glutamyl-tRNA reductase encodes the protein MELETHLSKYFTLAFTHKSMSLEMREKLAINSSATLKEFLQTIKNHCPNIKECMVLSTCNRFEIYASLKHGANTNEQKNALLKILAQNKKMSVSDLEKCVLINTDESAVHHVFSVCSSLDSLVVGETQITGQMKNAYKFAFEEKFCSKDLTRLLHFAFKCAAKVRNLTGISKQGVSISSVAVKEALNIFEKERIKDKKALVIGLGEMAQLVIKHLLNKQFEVLILGRNAAKFEDFIKELEEPKKVSFQNIENLNAHINEYELLFCATSSPHFIVQNGMLKETIFRRFWFDLAVPRNIEKPVLDNIFLYSVDDLEPMVRENVENRQESRTKAYEIVGLATMEFYQWIQSLEVEPVIKDLRELARISAQRELQKALKKRYVPKEYENNIEKILHNAFNTFLHHPTIALKKNAQKEESDVLVGAIKNLFNLDKSNANHAQNLNLYKCEYYEE
- a CDS encoding polyprenyl synthetase family protein — encoded protein: MQEKQLKTIQNKIASWIKEIESGFIDALFSKIGPSKMLRSKLMLALLDEKTDTILLDKAFNLCAIVEMIQTASLLHDDVIDKATMRRKLPSINALFGNFNAVMLGDVFYSKAFFELSKMGEVIAQILSNAVLRLSRGEIEDVFVGGSFNSDKQKYWRILEDKTAHFMEASLKSMAILLNKDAKMYADFGLHFGMAFQIIDDLLDITQDAKTLGKPNFSDFKEGKTTLPYLLLYEKLNPHEQGLLISYFKQDSHEIIEWTKEKFKQYGIIEETLKTAQVYSKKALEAIKGENNLVLEKLAQDVIYRTF
- a CDS encoding DUF2018 family protein encodes the protein MRDYSELEIFEGNPLDKWNDIIFHASKKLSKKELERLLELLALLETFIEKEDLEEKFESFAKALRMDEELQQKIESRKTDIVIQSMANILSGNE
- the dps gene encoding DNA starvation/stationary phase protection protein; its protein translation is MKTFEILKHLQADAIVLFMKVHNFHWNVKGTDFFNVHKATEEIYEEFADMFDDLAERIAQLGHHPLVTLSEALKLTRVKEETKTSFHSKDIFKEILGDYKHLEKEFKELSNTAEKEGDKVTVTYADDQLAKLQKSIWMLEAHLA
- the flgS gene encoding acid survival sensor histidine kinase; the protein is MKKSKRLKRPYLKNSPLKRSDKASSFKGLLKKEDNVISLENFKPKESEDLLENFSNKKDMQELLGLLNQFILQSYKVEKEFKDYKALYEWVIEILPQAIWVMNENGSFFYKNSLANQSHEVFNKAKLENFNTEIEHENKSYLVQQNSIQGKQIITATDISAQKRQERLASMGKISAHLAHEIRNPVGSISLLASVLLKHANEKTKPIVVELQKALWRVERIIKATLLFSKGIQANRTKQSLKTLESDLKEALNCYTYSKDIDFLFNFSDEEGFFDFDLMGIVLQNFLYNAIDAIEALEESEQGQVKIEAFIQNEFIVFTIIDNGKEVENKSALFEPFETTKLKGNGLGLALSLQVVKAHEGSIALLENQEKTFEIKILNAS